One stretch of Rhodoferax lithotrophicus DNA includes these proteins:
- a CDS encoding aromatic/alkene/methane monooxygenase hydroxylase/oxygenase subunit alpha, giving the protein MALLNRMDWYDLARTTNWTPRYVTEDELFPPLLSGAFGLPQNAWEKYDEPYKQTYPEYVKVQRDKDAGAYSVKAALERSRIFENSDPGWKSVMKAHYGAIARGEYAAASAEARMMRFSKAPGMRNMATLGCLDEVRHGQMQLYFPHEHIAKDRQMDWAFKAYDTNDWAMIAARHFFDDIMMTRDAISVSIMLTFSFETGFTNMQFLGLASDAAEAGDHTFANLISSIQTDESRHAQIGGPALKVLIENGQKAEAQKRVDIAVWGAWKLFSVLTGPIMDYYTPLEHRTQSFKEFMEEWIVAQFERALTDMGLDLPWYWDIFLKDIGQTHHGMHLGSYFWRPTVWWNPAAGVTPQEREWLETKYPGWNETWGECWDVIIDNVVDGNMAMTYPETLPYVCNMCQLPILGTPGKGWNVKDYPLEYNGRLYHFGSEVDRWVFEQEPSRYAGHLSIVDRFLAGMIQPMDLSGALKYMDIAPGECGDDAHNYAWAEVYRALRAKKKAA; this is encoded by the coding sequence ATGGCGCTGCTTAATCGCATGGACTGGTATGACTTGGCGCGTACCACCAACTGGACACCCCGCTACGTGACGGAAGACGAATTGTTCCCACCCTTGCTCTCGGGGGCCTTCGGGTTGCCGCAGAACGCATGGGAAAAGTACGACGAGCCGTACAAGCAAACCTACCCCGAATACGTCAAGGTTCAACGCGACAAGGATGCGGGGGCCTATTCGGTCAAGGCCGCTCTGGAGCGCAGCCGCATTTTCGAGAATTCCGACCCGGGCTGGAAGTCGGTCATGAAGGCGCACTATGGGGCCATCGCCCGCGGTGAATATGCCGCTGCCAGCGCCGAAGCCCGCATGATGCGGTTTTCCAAAGCCCCCGGCATGCGCAACATGGCCACGCTGGGATGCCTGGACGAAGTGCGCCACGGCCAGATGCAGCTCTACTTTCCGCATGAGCACATTGCCAAGGATCGCCAGATGGACTGGGCCTTCAAGGCCTACGACACCAATGACTGGGCCATGATCGCGGCGCGTCATTTCTTCGACGACATCATGATGACGCGTGATGCCATCAGCGTCTCCATCATGCTGACCTTCAGCTTCGAGACCGGCTTCACCAACATGCAGTTTCTGGGGCTGGCCTCCGATGCGGCCGAGGCCGGTGACCACACCTTCGCCAACCTGATCTCCAGCATCCAGACCGATGAATCGCGTCACGCCCAGATCGGCGGCCCGGCGCTCAAGGTGCTGATCGAAAACGGCCAGAAGGCCGAGGCGCAAAAGCGCGTGGACATTGCCGTCTGGGGGGCCTGGAAGCTGTTCTCGGTGTTGACCGGGCCCATCATGGACTACTACACGCCGCTGGAGCACCGCACGCAGTCGTTCAAGGAATTCATGGAGGAGTGGATCGTCGCCCAGTTCGAGCGCGCGCTGACCGACATGGGCCTGGATCTGCCCTGGTACTGGGACATCTTCCTGAAGGACATCGGGCAGACCCACCACGGCATGCACCTGGGCTCGTATTTCTGGCGACCCACCGTGTGGTGGAACCCGGCTGCCGGTGTCACCCCCCAAGAGCGCGAATGGCTGGAAACCAAATACCCCGGCTGGAACGAGACCTGGGGCGAATGCTGGGATGTGATCATCGACAACGTGGTGGATGGCAACATGGCCATGACCTACCCCGAGACCCTGCCCTACGTGTGCAACATGTGCCAGCTGCCGATTCTGGGCACGCCCGGCAAGGGCTGGAACGTGAAGGACTATCCGCTGGAATACAACGGCCGTCTGTACCACTTTGGCTCTGAAGTGGACCGCTGGGTGTTTGAGCAAGAGCCGTCGCGCTACGCCGGTCACCTGAGCATTGTGGACCGCTTCCTGGCCGGGATGATCCAGCCGATGGACTTGAGCGGCGCGCTGAAATACATGGACATCGCCCCCGGCGAGTGTGGCGACGACGCACACAACTACGCCTGGGCCGAGGTCTACCGCGCCCTGCGCGCCAAGAAAAAGGCCGCCTGA
- a CDS encoding MmoB/DmpM family protein has product MSTSSSTLAYHNNMVGPVMRAGDLAQAVIAAAQIDNPGKEVFVDDKRAYIRIHTNHEMMLRRETIEEELGRPFKMNDLEVDLSSFAGQIESQDNAVRFYFTKKI; this is encoded by the coding sequence ATGAGCACATCCAGTTCCACCCTGGCCTACCACAACAACATGGTTGGCCCGGTGATGCGGGCGGGCGATCTGGCCCAGGCCGTGATTGCCGCAGCGCAGATTGACAACCCAGGCAAAGAGGTATTTGTTGACGACAAACGCGCCTACATCCGCATCCACACCAACCACGAAATGATGCTGCGCCGCGAGACCATTGAAGAGGAGTTGGGCCGCCCCTTCAAGATGAACGATCTTGAAGTAGACCTGAGTTCCTTTGCTGGCCAGATCGAAAGCCAGGACAACGCCGTGCGTTTTTACTTCACCAAAAAAATCTAG
- a CDS encoding Rieske 2Fe-2S domain-containing protein has translation MAFTKVCGVDDVWEGEMQSFQVNGKEVLLVCNDGGEIKAFQGICPHQDIPLIDGKFDGKKIICKAHLWQFDAGTGKGINPSNCKLAEYPVQIDGDDVLIDTTSVEPLFAQA, from the coding sequence ATGGCATTTACCAAAGTATGCGGTGTCGATGACGTGTGGGAGGGCGAAATGCAATCCTTCCAGGTCAACGGCAAGGAAGTTCTGCTGGTCTGCAACGATGGCGGCGAGATCAAAGCCTTTCAGGGCATTTGCCCACACCAGGACATTCCGTTGATTGACGGCAAGTTTGACGGCAAAAAAATCATCTGCAAAGCCCATCTCTGGCAGTTTGACGCTGGCACGGGCAAAGGCATCAACCCGTCCAACTGCAAGCTGGCCGAGTACCCGGTGCAGATTGACGGTGATGACGTGCTGATTGACACCACCAGCGTTGAGCCGCTGTTCGCGCAGGCCTGA
- a CDS encoding OmpP1/FadL family transporter codes for MKSRIDALRLLTAACLAASAPMSHATDVFRLEGYGPISRAMGGTATAVNIGAAGMMTNPATLSLMAPGSEFQLGLDLITTDLSVKNQTTGESVSSGTHVNNRGPYMAPEVAYTRKNGALSLGVGAFAQGGLGTEYGSSSFLSRATGGLNTGLDNSSRLLVLNIPFAASYQVNDKLAVGGSIDAMWQGLNLNLLLGAGQVGSLIGSGRVSGSLLPVLGGLPDMRGAHFSLTKDEPLGSGVESWGLGGRLGMTYKVTEDTLLGFDYAMESRMNDLEGRATLTAIDGIAGQIPLPGNIKLRNFQMPAKLDIGLSHRFNPQWMVAVDVSQVFWAHAMKDINVGFVADNGQTLDILLPQNYQDQTILALGVAYQTGNWTLRGGARLATQALRSETLLAVIPATPRKHISAGFSYAFSKENSLDVAYSHAFEESMGNASLPNTADPILTTHSQNNVTIGYTHRF; via the coding sequence ATGAAATCCAGAATTGATGCACTGCGCCTGCTGACGGCGGCCTGCTTGGCCGCCAGCGCCCCGATGAGCCACGCCACCGATGTCTTTCGACTCGAAGGTTATGGGCCCATATCACGCGCCATGGGTGGCACAGCCACGGCAGTCAACATAGGTGCTGCGGGTATGATGACCAACCCCGCAACCTTGTCGTTGATGGCCCCAGGTTCTGAATTCCAACTGGGCTTGGATCTGATCACCACCGACCTCAGCGTGAAGAACCAGACAACGGGCGAAAGTGTCTCGTCGGGTACCCATGTCAATAACCGGGGGCCTTATATGGCCCCTGAAGTGGCGTACACCCGCAAAAATGGCGCACTCTCACTGGGTGTTGGTGCCTTTGCCCAAGGTGGGTTGGGAACTGAATATGGCAGCAGCAGCTTTCTTTCACGTGCTACGGGTGGGCTGAACACCGGGCTCGATAACTCAAGCCGTCTGTTGGTATTGAACATTCCGTTCGCAGCGAGCTACCAAGTCAACGATAAGCTGGCTGTTGGAGGAAGCATCGACGCCATGTGGCAGGGATTGAACCTCAACTTGTTGCTTGGTGCGGGCCAGGTTGGCTCTCTGATCGGTTCAGGAAGAGTGAGCGGAAGCCTGTTGCCGGTGCTGGGTGGTTTGCCGGACATGCGTGGTGCCCACTTCAGTCTGACCAAAGACGAGCCCCTGGGCAGTGGCGTGGAATCCTGGGGCTTGGGTGGCCGTCTCGGCATGACGTACAAAGTGACAGAGGACACCCTGTTGGGGTTCGACTACGCCATGGAAAGCCGGATGAATGACCTGGAAGGGCGTGCCACACTCACGGCCATTGATGGCATTGCCGGGCAAATTCCTTTGCCAGGCAATATCAAATTGCGTAATTTTCAGATGCCAGCCAAGCTGGATATCGGCTTGAGCCACCGCTTCAACCCTCAGTGGATGGTCGCCGTCGATGTGTCGCAAGTATTTTGGGCACACGCCATGAAAGATATCAATGTGGGTTTTGTGGCAGACAACGGGCAAACCCTGGACATCCTATTGCCACAAAACTATCAGGATCAAACCATCTTGGCTTTGGGTGTGGCCTATCAGACCGGCAATTGGACACTGCGTGGTGGGGCACGGTTGGCCACTCAGGCACTGCGCTCTGAGACGCTTTTGGCCGTGATTCCTGCGACCCCCAGAAAACATATTTCTGCCGGATTTTCTTACGCTTTCTCCAAAGAAAATAGCCTTGATGTTGCGTACTCTCACGCCTTTGAAGAGTCGATGGGCAATGCCAGTTTGCCAAATACCGCCGATCCCATACTGACGACGCATTCACAAAATAACGTGACCATCGGTTATACGCACAGGTTCTGA
- a CDS encoding toluene-4-monooxygenase system B family protein, giving the protein MALFPLTSNFEGDFVLQLLAIDTDNTMDEVAAAAAHHSVGRRVRARPDCILRVRRQGGESFLPRSMKVADSGLKPTETIEIIWEKAKH; this is encoded by the coding sequence ATGGCCTTATTTCCATTAACTTCCAACTTCGAAGGCGACTTCGTGCTGCAACTGTTAGCCATCGATACCGACAACACCATGGACGAAGTGGCTGCCGCTGCGGCGCACCACTCGGTGGGTCGGCGCGTGCGTGCCCGCCCGGACTGCATTCTGCGGGTGCGCCGCCAGGGGGGCGAGAGCTTTCTGCCACGCAGCATGAAGGTCGCCGACTCGGGCCTCAAACCCACCGAGACGATCGAGATCATCTGGGAAAAAGCAAAGCACTGA
- a CDS encoding 2Fe-2S iron-sulfur cluster-binding protein — MNEIVMTQTRITTEPGNHAFDQLGKDTVLRAALRAGLGFPYECNSGGCGSCKFELLAGEVENLWPQAPGLTERDHRRGLLLACQCTASTDIRIKVRTTPECEPVIKPQRRCARFAAANDITHDIREFRFVTEGGADFLAGQYAMLAIPGVSTPRAYSMSNVGNSQGEWHFQIRRVAHGVATDKLFHHLHAGDEIEIDGPYGLAYLRPEVTRDIVCVAGGSGLAPMVSIARGAAQSGMLKTRQLHFFYGGRTPRDICGETFLRELPGYGDRIHFHPVVSLPGQEGDSPWSGETGFVHDAVRRSLGDGLPNFEFYFAGPPPMTQTLQEMLMVDHQVPFEQIHFDRFF, encoded by the coding sequence ATGAATGAAATTGTTATGACCCAAACCAGAATAACGACGGAGCCCGGGAATCATGCATTCGACCAGTTGGGAAAAGATACCGTCTTGCGCGCAGCCTTGCGCGCCGGGCTTGGTTTTCCCTATGAGTGCAACTCCGGCGGCTGTGGCAGCTGCAAGTTTGAATTGCTTGCGGGTGAGGTTGAAAATCTTTGGCCGCAAGCGCCAGGTCTGACCGAGCGTGATCATCGCAGAGGACTTCTTCTTGCTTGTCAATGCACCGCAAGTACCGACATACGCATCAAGGTCAGGACCACACCAGAATGCGAGCCAGTCATCAAACCCCAGCGCCGTTGCGCCCGATTCGCTGCGGCGAACGACATCACGCATGACATTCGCGAGTTTCGGTTTGTCACTGAAGGCGGTGCTGATTTTTTGGCGGGTCAGTACGCGATGCTGGCGATTCCTGGTGTCAGCACACCGCGTGCCTATTCCATGTCCAATGTGGGTAACAGCCAAGGTGAATGGCACTTTCAAATACGCCGTGTTGCCCATGGTGTGGCCACAGACAAACTGTTTCATCATCTTCACGCAGGCGACGAGATCGAGATTGACGGCCCCTATGGCCTGGCCTATCTGAGACCCGAAGTCACACGCGACATCGTCTGTGTGGCGGGGGGCTCTGGCCTGGCACCGATGGTTTCCATTGCCCGTGGTGCAGCGCAATCTGGCATGCTGAAGACGCGCCAGCTCCACTTCTTTTATGGCGGCAGAACCCCGCGTGATATCTGTGGCGAAACCTTCCTGCGCGAGCTTCCTGGGTATGGTGATCGTATTCATTTTCATCCAGTGGTCTCGCTACCTGGGCAGGAGGGTGATTCACCATGGTCAGGTGAAACCGGCTTTGTTCATGACGCGGTGCGCCGCAGCTTAGGTGACGGTCTGCCTAACTTTGAGTTTTACTTTGCCGGGCCACCGCCGATGACGCAGACCTTGCAGGAAATGCTGATGGTGGATCACCAAGTGCCGTTTGAACAAATCCACTTTGACCGCTTTTTTTAA
- a CDS encoding aromatic/alkene monooxygenase hydroxylase subunit beta has protein sequence MTDVQVLKPQKTWSHLAGRRRKPSEYEIVSTNLHYNDRDANAPYELDPNMFMNEWYKKNTFGTALKHADWNAFRDPEELIYRTYNMMQDGQETYVFGLFDQFNQREHNKSLEPTWVAALTRLYTPARYLFHTLQMASAYVGQVSPASTITNCHYFQMADSMRWLSHTAYRTKELAMSFPQHGFGDNERDTWENDPAWQGLRELAEKALCVWDWGQAIVVLNLVVKPAVEETVLRKLGDAARHNGDTLLALLTDAQLLDSARHRRWAAALVKMATETPGNLALMQGWISQWEPLADRAIEAYCAALPDAPDAAESAKAATRNFRQSLGL, from the coding sequence ATGACCGACGTACAAGTATTGAAGCCACAAAAGACCTGGAGCCATCTGGCCGGGCGTCGCCGCAAGCCCAGTGAATACGAAATAGTCAGCACCAACCTGCACTACAACGACCGCGATGCCAACGCGCCGTATGAGCTTGACCCCAACATGTTCATGAACGAGTGGTACAAGAAGAACACCTTTGGTACCGCACTGAAGCATGCCGACTGGAACGCCTTCCGTGACCCGGAAGAGCTGATCTACCGCACCTACAACATGATGCAGGACGGCCAGGAGACTTATGTCTTTGGCTTGTTTGACCAGTTCAACCAGCGCGAACACAACAAGTCGCTGGAACCCACCTGGGTAGCAGCGTTGACCCGGCTCTACACGCCGGCACGTTATCTGTTTCACACCCTGCAAATGGCCTCGGCCTATGTCGGGCAAGTGTCACCGGCCAGCACCATCACCAACTGCCACTATTTCCAGATGGCCGACAGCATGCGCTGGCTGAGCCACACCGCCTACCGCACCAAAGAGCTGGCCATGAGCTTTCCACAGCATGGTTTTGGCGACAACGAGCGCGACACCTGGGAAAACGATCCGGCCTGGCAAGGCCTGCGTGAGCTGGCAGAAAAAGCACTGTGCGTCTGGGACTGGGGCCAGGCCATTGTGGTGTTGAACCTGGTGGTCAAGCCCGCCGTGGAAGAAACCGTGTTGCGCAAACTGGGTGACGCGGCACGCCACAACGGCGACACGCTGCTGGCGTTGCTGACCGATGCCCAATTGCTGGACTCCGCCCGCCACCGGCGCTGGGCTGCGGCGCTGGTCAAGATGGCCACGGAAACCCCAGGCAACCTGGCGCTGATGCAAGGCTGGATCAGCCAGTGGGAACCGTTGGCCGACCGCGCCATTGAGGCTTACTGTGCCGCCCTGCCCGACGCGCCCGATGCCGCCGAATCTGCCAAGGCGGCCACCCGCAATTTCCGCCAGTCATTGGGGCTGTAA
- a CDS encoding ATP-binding protein, with product MPHDTGEVRRQKFARIILDAMYQFLGLLDVNGTVLEINRSALEGAGIALEDVVGKPFWEARWWAVSDEARAQVRSMVEHAAQGHFIRRDMEVFGDLHGEKSIFVDFSLTPIRDDQGQVAFLLPEGRNISEKVAIQAELTRKNGELQQALERLREIDGFKTKFFANVSHELRTPLTLILGPVEQLLKEPSQLGERERARLVTVQRNARSLLQQVNDLLDLARIDADKMPLAYAHVNLTSLLQEIAAAFAASAEERSIVFQIDSPSELLVDVDRAKFVRIVANLLSNAFKFTHTGGRIRCSLHRVSNDRFLLSVQDNGPGVPTELKELIFARFAQASTDISSYGSGLGLNIVKEFVELHLGTVVVLDAAGGGAIFQVEMPLRAPQGTFVREMGDHAAPALHQEPDSLPGLPPPSLAHRAGLAHILVVEDNQDLLHFLHDVLVDNYNVTLAVNGAAAMAAVLQHPPDLIITDLMMPQVDGMQLIRELRGMAQFHHIPAIVLTARSDDSLRSNLLEEFVQDYLTKPFSPQELRARVHNLITVKRSVELLQGELASQASDVGELTAALVTHRKFLQDSLHALQLSERRWLGLYENTAVGIAMADGEGRILIANPALQKMLGYDEQEIRGLSLIEITEASERSMTEHNVHGLMDGIMPSYQLEKRYEMRNGGYLWANVSASRIPAVDGDGPWLAVIVQDISSRKQAESELAATQTELVRVSRFTAMGELAASIAHEVNQPLSAIATNSQAALRWMSRDTPDLNEVAAALNRVYRDANLAGDVIARIRNFLSRGGIKHERIAVQHILYDLLRMLHNLFQESGVQVTVLVSPALPNLNADKVQLQQVLLNLLINAVEAMREQAPGQRLLSITVTEQATQGMVFTVCDSGTGIAPEMQPKIFDALFSTKNDGLGMGLAISRSIVENHGGWLRLEPESGTGACFRFNIPLMP from the coding sequence TTGCCACATGACACCGGTGAAGTGCGTCGGCAAAAGTTTGCCCGCATCATTCTGGATGCCATGTACCAGTTTCTGGGCCTGCTCGATGTGAATGGCACGGTGCTGGAAATCAACCGCTCGGCACTGGAAGGCGCGGGCATTGCCCTGGAAGACGTGGTGGGCAAGCCGTTTTGGGAGGCCCGCTGGTGGGCGGTGTCCGACGAGGCGCGGGCGCAGGTGCGCAGCATGGTGGAGCACGCCGCCCAAGGCCACTTCATCCGCCGCGACATGGAGGTGTTTGGTGATTTGCACGGCGAGAAATCCATCTTTGTAGATTTCTCCCTGACCCCCATCCGCGACGACCAGGGGCAGGTGGCTTTTTTGCTGCCCGAGGGGCGCAATATCAGCGAAAAAGTGGCCATCCAGGCCGAACTGACACGCAAGAACGGCGAGCTGCAACAAGCGCTTGAGCGGCTGCGCGAAATTGACGGTTTCAAGACCAAATTCTTCGCCAATGTCAGCCATGAATTACGCACACCGCTGACGCTGATCCTCGGGCCGGTTGAGCAGCTGCTGAAAGAACCCAGCCAGCTGGGTGAGCGCGAGCGGGCGCGCCTGGTCACGGTTCAGCGCAACGCACGGTCGCTGCTGCAACAGGTGAACGACCTGCTGGATCTGGCCCGCATTGATGCCGACAAGATGCCTCTGGCCTATGCTCACGTCAACCTGACATCCCTGCTGCAGGAGATTGCCGCCGCCTTCGCCGCCAGTGCGGAGGAACGGTCCATCGTCTTTCAAATCGACAGTCCCAGCGAACTATTGGTCGATGTGGATCGCGCCAAGTTCGTGCGCATCGTGGCCAACCTGCTGTCCAATGCTTTCAAATTCACGCACACTGGCGGGCGCATACGCTGCTCGCTGCACCGGGTAAGCAATGACCGCTTTCTGTTGAGTGTGCAAGACAACGGCCCCGGTGTACCCACCGAGCTGAAGGAGCTGATCTTTGCACGCTTCGCCCAAGCCTCCACCGACATCAGCAGCTACGGCAGCGGCCTGGGCCTGAACATCGTCAAGGAATTTGTTGAGTTGCACCTGGGCACGGTGGTGGTGCTGGACGCGGCGGGTGGTGGTGCCATCTTCCAGGTGGAAATGCCGCTTCGCGCACCGCAGGGCACTTTTGTGCGCGAGATGGGCGACCACGCAGCGCCCGCGCTGCACCAGGAGCCCGACAGTCTGCCGGGCCTGCCACCCCCGTCGCTGGCCCACCGGGCCGGGTTGGCGCACATTCTGGTGGTGGAAGACAACCAGGATCTGCTTCATTTTCTGCACGATGTGCTGGTGGACAACTACAACGTGACCCTTGCCGTCAACGGTGCGGCAGCCATGGCCGCGGTGCTGCAGCACCCGCCGGACCTGATCATCACCGACCTGATGATGCCGCAGGTGGACGGCATGCAACTGATCCGCGAATTGCGGGGCATGGCGCAGTTCCACCACATCCCGGCGATTGTGCTGACCGCCCGCTCTGACGACTCGCTGCGCAGCAATCTGCTGGAGGAATTTGTGCAGGACTACCTGACCAAACCGTTCTCCCCGCAAGAGCTGCGGGCGCGGGTTCACAACCTGATCACCGTCAAGCGCAGCGTTGAACTGCTGCAGGGCGAACTGGCCTCACAGGCCTCGGATGTTGGCGAGCTGACCGCCGCACTGGTGACCCACCGCAAATTCCTTCAAGACAGCCTGCATGCTCTGCAGCTCTCTGAACGCCGCTGGCTGGGCCTGTATGAAAACACCGCCGTGGGCATTGCCATGGCAGACGGTGAGGGGCGCATCCTGATCGCCAATCCGGCCTTGCAAAAAATGCTGGGTTATGACGAGCAGGAAATTCGCGGCCTTTCGCTGATCGAGATCACCGAAGCGTCCGAGCGCAGCATGACCGAGCACAACGTGCATGGTCTGATGGACGGCATCATGCCCAGCTACCAGCTTGAGAAGCGATATGAAATGCGCAACGGTGGCTACCTGTGGGCCAATGTCAGCGCGTCCCGGATTCCGGCTGTGGACGGCGATGGCCCCTGGCTGGCCGTGATTGTGCAGGACATCAGTTCGCGCAAGCAGGCTGAAAGCGAGCTGGCCGCCACCCAGACCGAGCTGGTGCGCGTCTCGCGCTTCACCGCCATGGGTGAGCTGGCCGCCTCCATCGCCCACGAAGTGAACCAGCCCCTTTCGGCCATTGCCACCAACAGCCAGGCTGCGCTGCGCTGGATGTCGCGCGACACGCCCGATTTAAACGAGGTTGCGGCGGCGCTGAACCGCGTGTACCGCGATGCCAATCTGGCCGGTGATGTGATTGCGCGCATCCGCAACTTTCTCTCCCGTGGCGGCATCAAGCACGAGCGCATTGCGGTGCAACACATTTTGTATGACCTGCTGCGTATGCTGCACAACCTGTTTCAGGAGTCGGGTGTTCAGGTGACCGTGCTGGTGTCACCGGCGCTGCCGAACCTGAACGCCGACAAGGTGCAGTTGCAACAGGTGTTGCTCAACCTGCTGATCAACGCCGTGGAAGCCATGCGTGAACAAGCACCAGGCCAGCGTTTGCTCAGCATCACGGTGACCGAGCAGGCCACCCAAGGCATGGTGTTCACCGTGTGTGACAGTGGCACAGGCATTGCGCCGGAAATGCAGCCCAAAATATTCGATGCCCTGTTCTCCACCAAGAACGATGGGCTGGGCATGGGCCTGGCCATCAGCCGATCCATTGTGGAAAACCATGGTGGGTGGTTGCGCCTGGAGCCCGAAAGCGGCACCGGGGCCTGCTTTCGCTTCAACATTCCTTTGATGCCATGA